The following proteins are encoded in a genomic region of Sorangiineae bacterium MSr12523:
- a CDS encoding DEAD/DEAH box helicase: MKSPDFAELLGPALASAIEQRGFTTLTPVQHAVLDPSLRGRDLRISSQTGSGKTVAIGFTLRESLEAGKDAVSPKNGVASPLALVITPTRELAKQVDEELSWLYAPQSVKVASVTGGGGYRDERRAFAQGPAVIVGTPGRLLDHLRRGSIDASAIGTVVLDEADRMLDLGFREELEGILSFAPTPHTTHLVSATFPRDVRVLADKVQSDPVNVEGTPLGTANADIDHMVHLVSLSERTAAVINLLLSDPDSKTLVFARMRSEVTELTNELKSAGFHVRSLSGEMEQPERNRALEDFKRGRLHALVATDVAARGIDVQDITHVIHVEPPNDVDTYTHRSGRTGRAGRKGISSVLTPPAGFAKTSALLRRAGVTFRIEAIPTADSIRQQRQERLFEELTSEDTGSADADWRSAALAERIVESGQAAQALTRLLSRVGITGPCEPREVTPHAPPAERKKSSAPSRASDGPPRARTTRKDHPADWVTFRVTWGGLHGANPRRLFAMMCRRGGVQGGDVGAIEIAKTHSFVNIAKAAAASFEEAARVPDPRDPRVSIHRADGAPERSRPAPKHHATAKPHAPAKHHAAPKPHAGGVKRKPHPEPKPRAERPSKRQVAR, from the coding sequence ATGAAATCGCCCGACTTCGCCGAGTTGCTCGGCCCCGCATTGGCCAGCGCCATCGAGCAAAGGGGCTTTACGACGCTCACCCCCGTGCAACATGCCGTGCTCGACCCCTCCTTACGGGGCCGTGATTTGCGAATCAGTTCGCAGACGGGCTCGGGAAAGACGGTGGCCATCGGCTTCACGCTTCGTGAAAGCCTCGAGGCCGGCAAAGACGCGGTTAGCCCGAAAAACGGGGTCGCATCGCCGCTGGCGTTGGTGATCACGCCCACGCGCGAGCTCGCCAAACAGGTCGACGAGGAGCTGTCGTGGCTGTACGCGCCCCAGTCGGTGAAGGTCGCTTCGGTCACGGGTGGTGGTGGCTACCGCGATGAGCGGCGTGCCTTTGCGCAGGGGCCTGCGGTCATCGTGGGCACGCCAGGGCGGTTGCTCGACCATCTGCGCCGCGGAAGCATCGATGCATCGGCCATCGGGACGGTGGTTCTCGACGAGGCGGACCGCATGCTCGACCTGGGGTTCCGCGAGGAGCTGGAAGGGATTCTCTCGTTCGCGCCGACGCCGCACACGACGCATTTGGTGTCGGCGACGTTCCCGCGGGACGTGCGGGTGCTCGCCGACAAGGTGCAATCCGATCCGGTGAACGTGGAGGGAACGCCGCTCGGGACGGCCAACGCCGACATCGATCACATGGTGCACTTGGTCTCGCTGTCGGAGCGCACGGCGGCGGTGATCAACTTGCTGCTCTCGGATCCGGATTCGAAGACGCTGGTGTTCGCGCGCATGCGCTCCGAGGTGACGGAGCTGACGAATGAGCTGAAATCCGCGGGATTTCACGTGCGTTCGTTGTCCGGTGAGATGGAGCAGCCGGAGCGAAATCGCGCGCTGGAGGACTTCAAACGAGGCCGGCTGCACGCCTTGGTGGCGACCGACGTGGCGGCCCGCGGCATCGACGTGCAGGACATCACGCACGTCATCCACGTGGAGCCCCCGAACGACGTCGACACGTACACGCACCGCAGCGGTCGAACCGGCCGTGCGGGCCGCAAGGGCATCAGCTCGGTGCTGACGCCGCCCGCCGGTTTCGCCAAGACTTCCGCGCTGTTGCGTCGGGCAGGGGTGACCTTCCGCATCGAGGCGATCCCCACCGCCGACTCGATTCGCCAGCAGCGGCAAGAGCGGCTTTTCGAGGAGCTCACGTCGGAGGATACGGGTTCGGCCGATGCCGATTGGCGTAGCGCCGCGCTCGCGGAGCGCATCGTGGAGAGCGGGCAGGCTGCCCAGGCCCTCACGCGTCTTCTCTCCCGCGTCGGCATCACGGGGCCCTGCGAGCCGCGCGAGGTCACGCCGCACGCGCCGCCTGCCGAGCGGAAAAAGTCGTCCGCACCCTCGCGTGCGAGCGATGGCCCGCCGCGGGCGCGCACCACGCGCAAAGATCACCCCGCCGACTGGGTTACGTTCCGCGTCACGTGGGGCGGCCTCCACGGAGCCAACCCGCGCCGCTTGTTCGCCATGATGTGCCGCCGCGGCGGTGTGCAAGGCGGCGACGTCGGCGCGATCGAAATCGCGAAGACGCACTCCTTCGTCAACATCGCCAAGGCCGCCGCCGCATCCTTCGAAGAAGCCGCCCGCGTCCCCGATCCCCGCGATCCCCGCGTTTCCATCCACCGCGCCGACGGCGCCCCGGAACGCTCCAGGCCGGCCCCGAAGCACCACGCGACCGCGAAGCCGCACGCCCCCGCGAAGCATCACGCCGCCCCCAAGCCGCACGCCGGCGGCGTGAAGCGAAAGCCCCACCCCGAGCCGAAACCACGGGCCGAGCGCCCCTCGAAACGCCAGGTTGCTCGCTGA